A window of Candidatus Thorarchaeota archaeon genomic DNA:
CAGAGATACAGAATGCCTTTCTATACCCTTCGATTATGTGTTTCATCCCTTCGAGGGTTGCACCTACGTACCGGGAAGCTGCTTCATAGATTTTTGGAAAAACAGGATTATCGGCAATACCCAGCCCATATCTGGCGTTCCTACAAGAGCCAACACTACATTTCTTTACGGCTTCAATGAAATCACTGGTGTGAAACAACTCCAGAGCACTTCTTGAGGCCACCCTTGGTCTGATAAGATCCACACTATCCAGTAATCCCTTCATTTTTGAAAGAAGGTAAGTAAGCTTGAGTCTCTCAGGCTTCAATGGGTGGGTTCTGCTAAACTCGTAACGTAGGAGTTCATCTGAGTACGGATAGGCCAGATTGCTCGTCATCTCAGGGCCCCGTTAACGACATTGCCCTTATTTCTTGTGCAGTAGCTGCATTGATTTCGAGTTTTTCAGCAACACTCAATTGCTCCTGTTTTTGTTTGTTCAATTCCTAGAAGAATTCTCGCAATAACAACCCGATGAAAGCTCCTAGTAGCGACGCCATGCTTACGAAAAAGAAGTAGCCAGCAGTTATCGCACCAGCGGATATGAAGAAATCGCCTATACCCGTACCGGGATCATAGAATGCAGGACTGACTAGAAAAAGGATGTATATTATTGCGAAGTAAACTGCAGATAGGAAACCCCCAATCAAGGCCCTACCAGCTCTATGGAGTAATAGCCCAATGGGAATGGCAGCAAGCATCGGCATTGCAAATATGTAGATTTGGCTGTCTGGAAGGACATCCGTTGTTACCCTTGCATAGATTGCCGCATCTGCAAGCGCTGTTATTATTGGCGTTATGATAAACACAATCATATCTCTTCGGTCTTCAGTTATGGAAAATCCAAGGAAATTAACTATGGCTTTTCTCCCTCTTTTTGGTTTCTCTGGAAGGGGTTTCGAGATTCCTGTCTTTTGTTGTTTTTCATCGGTCTCCTCTAACCGATATTTTTCTTCTTCGTCCATAGTTGACTCCCTGATGCATCTGTCGGCAATCTTGGATAAAGGCTTCGCATGGCGCAAGTTTAACTCTACAGTTACTGAATCCTGGTTCGCTAGAACCAAAATTGCTATCTATGAGTATATTGAGTAGGTTGTTAGGAGAATCGTGAATGGCGAAAGACCAATCCACACACAAAGACAGTATGAAGTTGGATTCACCTGAAGCTAGAGCAACACGAAAAAGGAAATTGGAACATATCGAAATCTGTCTGGAGAAAGATGTTCAATACGCTCGCTCAACTCTACTGGAGGACGTATCATTTATTCATAACGCTGTTCCGGAAATCAACAAGGCAGACATCGATTTGACAATCGATTTCATTGGTGTTGAAGCAGCAGCTCCGATTGTGATAGCGGCCATGACTGGCGGCCACCCAGATACTTATGATATCAACAAACGACTTGCTGAAGCCGCTGAAGCAGTAGGCTTGCCAATTGGTGTTGGAAGTCAACGTGCCGCCTTGGAAGACCCATCACTGGTAGATACTTTCAGAGTTGTCAGGGATGAGGCACCCTCTGTTCCGATTATTGCAAATATCGGAGCTACACATGTTCGTGAAGCCCCTGCTGCAGTTGACATGATTGACGCGGATTTTTTGGCTATTCATCTCAACACGCTCCAAGAAGCTGTCCAGCCAGAGGGCGATTGCGATTCACGTGGTGTTCTTTCGAGTATACGTGAGATAGTCGATGCTGTTGATGTTCCAGTTATCGCGAAGGAAACAGGTGCCGGTGTTTCTGCTAATGCTGCTCGATCACTTCAGGAAGCAGGGGTAGCAGCTATCGATATTGGTGGTGCGGGAGGTACAAGTTGGTCCGCTGTGGAGTATTATCGGGCCTTGCGCGATGGAGAGCCTACAAAGGCACATCTTGGACAGGAATTCTGGAACTGGGGAATTCCGACTGCTCTGAGCCTTGTGATGGCTCAAGAAGCAACAGAGATTCCTGTTATGGCAACAGGAGGGATTAGGAGCGGCTTGGAAGTGGCGAAGTGCGTTTCTTTGGGAGCTGTCGCAGCTGGATTGGCCTATCCACTCCTTGAAGCTGCTGTGAATGGAACTTCTCAAGATATCATTCAGCTTCTGGACCAAATGATTGAATCTGTACGGGTCAGCATGTATTTGATTGGCACTAAGACAGTAGAAGAGCTGAGGGGATGCCGACTGATTGTTGGCGGTACCCTTCTAGAGAGGTTACAGGCTCTGGGTCTCGACTATCGTAGTTACTCGCGCATTTACTGATCAATTCCGCCAACGAGAGGTCTAAGTCATAGCTTGCCGATTCGCTCCAAAAACTTGGAGTGCTGCCTGATGCCGTCTAGCATTTGAACCGACTCTTCAATTGTGTCCCCGCAGGGAATCCCGTTCAGTTCGAACCCTCTAATTATGACCTCGTACTTCTCTAGGTTAGGAACATAAGCGACAACGGTTTTCTCATGCTTCTTTGCCACGTTAGCTACTCTTGCACCGATTTGAAGTGAAATTCCTGGAGCGTACGGCAAAAGAAGCAAAAGGGCTGCATCGATATAGTCGATTTCTAGCATTATCTCCAGTACGCGTTCATAATCGATGTCTGAAGCGCTTCCAGTAAGATCACAAGGATTGTTGAAGGAAGAGATATCCCGGTATGCCTCAGTCATGACTTCTCTCATGGCTTCTTGATGCTCTTCCTTGAATCTTGGAAACTCCAGTCCGTAATGTTCAGCTTCATCTGACGCTATGACTCCGTGCCCACCACTTACACTAAGAACACCAACCCGGGATCCTTTCATGTAACTTGGTTCGAATGAGAACGCCTTTGAATAGGCCATAACTTCATCTTCGTCTACTGCGTCGAGTACGCCATATTGTTTGAACGCTGATATTGCAATCCGGCTGTTGCCTGCAAGAGACGAAGTGTGACTTTGAGTGGCTCTTTGGCCTGCATCCGAATCCCCACTTTTGAGCACGATGACTGGCTTGTCAGGAGAGACCTCTTTGCACTTCTTGACAAATTCCCTTCCACCATTTGGACTGAAACCTTCGAGATATGCAAGGATTGTGCTGACTTCTGGTTTTGTGCCAAAATGGGCTACCAAATCTGTCACGTTCGTTTGTGCTGCATTTCCGATAGAAACAGCTGCTGCTATGCCAACATCTCGATGGGCGAACTCTTCCAGTCTTTCTATCAACCAACCTCCAGACTGAGATACAATTGCGACGGATCCTTCACGTGGCCGAGCTACTCGTTCAGAGGGTAGGAAGAATGTATCAAGTTTGCTTGGAACGAAGACACCGATACAGTTTGGCCCAACCATTGTAATATTATGCTTTTCTGCAATGTTCACAATTTCATGCTGAAGAGCCTTGCCAGATTCTCCTGTCTCACTGAACCCTCCAGAAACCACTATCACGGACTTTGTTCCCTTTTTTCCACAATCCTCAAGTGCTGATGGAACATACTTCGCGGGAATGGATATGACCGCCAAATCAACCTCGGGTGCGTCTGCAATATTCTTGTAAACATCTCTGCCTTCTACCTTTCCGCCCTTAGGATTTACTGGGTAGGTAGGAAGCCCATTTTCAAATGCCAGTTTTCTGAAGATCACATTTCCTGGGGAAAAAGGATTGGTTGTGGATACCCCGAGTACCGCTGTAGACTTTGGGTTAAGCATAGTTTCCAGATTAGACATGGTTCTTCCTCTTGTTATGGTGTACCACGTATGAAATCTTCCCTTTATATCAAATGTGCTCTCTAATCTGTAGACCACAAACAGCTAGCTGAATACTCACCAAATTGGGACTTTTGAAACACTACGTTTAAAGAATAGCCGGCTCATATCATGGAGTAATGATTGATTCGACTGACTTCTTGGCATATCTTCGTAAGAATGGATTTTCATTTGCTAGTGGAGTTCCGTGCTCATATTTCTCTGAAGTAATCCGTGAACTTTCTGCTTCGGATTCCATTAAGTATGTTCCGGCTACAAGGGAGGACGAAGCAATTGGAATTGCATCAGGGGCAGCTTTTGGAGGCGAAATGGCCTTTGCAATCATGCAGAATTCTGGGTATGCTACAATAGGCGATGCATTGACTTCATTAGCTCAGCTCTACAGACTACCAATGTTGATTATTGTCAGTTATCGAGGTCTTGAGCCTGACAAGGACTTCCCTGAACACTCCTTGATGGGGAAAGTGATGGAAGACGCATTGGATTGTTACCGTGTGCCATACTGGTTCTTGAAAGAGGGAGAGTGGAAGCAAATCTTGGATAAGGCAATTTTGAAGATGGAAGAAACGTCAAGACCTGTTGCTCTTTTGGTGAGAAAGGGGGTTTTGGACTAGTTATGTATGGCTATGAGCTCATTCAAGAACTTGCTGATCTGCTGACTGGCGATGAAGTACTAGTCAGTACTAATGGCAATATCAGCCGACAAGTGTATCACTACTTGCCGCGCCCTCAAATCTACTTGCGTGGGAGTATGGGGCTTGGAATTCCAGTTGGAGTTGGCGTGGCATTATCCCGTCCTGAAAAACAAGTTCTTGTCATAACTGGAGATGGCAACCTTTTGATGGGATTAAGCTCCTTATCAACTACTTCGTTCATTGGCCCGAAGAACCTGAGGATTCTGATTCTCGATAACAATGAATATGCTACGACTGGACATCAGCGAACAACTTCCGGCATTTTGAATTACACCTCTCTATTCGAAGGCTTTGGAATTCCGAATCTTCCGCCTATTCAAAGAGATGATTCGGTTGAAGATATTAGAGAGAGGATGCAATCACTGTTAGATGCTGTGGAGTTGTGTGTGCTTCCCGCATTGGTGAATTCCGATCCGCCCAGTCTAAACAATATTCCTTGGCACCCAGAAAAAATAGCGGCACTACAAAGAGAGAAACGCGAATGAATCTATTCCTTCTGAGTGCTTGTTAAGCTGCAACTTGAAGCCTCAATATCTAGCATCCATGGCGTTAGACTGTATTCGAACATCAACAAAGATTAAGATTCTGTTAGAGAAGACATGAGTGAAAGGAGGGGTTCAAGAACATCCTTCACTCTTGCTCTAATCTGCTGCTGTAGGTCGTCCAAATACCTCTTACCTTCTTCCGCAATCTTGTATTCGCGTCTCCGTCGCCCTGAATCCTCTTGTTCCGATGTAACTAGACCCATTTCTTCCATGGCTCGCAGCTCTCCATAAACTGTCCCTGACTGAATTTCTACATTGAATCCCGTCAATTCTGAGGTCAGCTTCATAAGGTCATACCCTGAGGATTTCGGATTGTCCCAGATTTCCGAAAGTAGGATTGCTCGAACGAGTGGTAATGGGTCAAGGGAAGTCCGCGATTCCGTTGTTTCTGTATTCATGACATACAAGTCCATGTGTGGCTCTTTAGCTGTTTCTGCCACATTCTAGTTTGTCTGCTTGGTCTTATCTAATTTAGATTTGCCTGCATTGCTGTAAGCGCAGCTGTCCATGCACTCAAGAAGAGGACAAGTATGCCGATTATTATATTCACAATCAACAGAAGTGCTGTAATTTTTTGTTGCTTCTTACGTGCTTTGGATTTCAGATTTGAAAGCATTCTATTCCTCACAAGTGTGATTATAACCATGACTCCTACAGCTACGTGCTTAATACTGAGTATAGTCGAGTACTGATTGGCCAAAGAAAGATAACCTTCAAACGATGGTGATGCGTTGCTCATGAAGAGCCCTGTGAGAAAGAGGCCAATGATGCTCATAGCCACTAACTTGTTCATCCTGATCCTTATCGCCTCAACCATCTTCATTCTCTCTCCCTTCTCTACGGTAGTTTGAATAACAGGGAGTATTCCTATACCCAGCACAATCATTCCACCAATCCACATTACAGTGAACAGATTGTGAAGGAATCTCATCAGAATCATAACTATCAAATTCGCCATCACAAATTCTCCAATATGTAGTTCATACACATATTAAGCCGTTATATATGCTTCTGCCATATTACCTTTTGCGTGGAGGCGCTTCGGATTATGGAATCGAAGTATTGACAAATCATGTGGAAACTAGCAAATTCTACTCCGAAAACGTGTTGCGTGGATTTGTTGTTCAAGAGTAGTCTCAAGAGATAAATGGACCTTTGCTTATGCAAGAGATAGGCAGATAGCTTTGACCGATTTGAAAACAAGGGTTACAGAGGTCAGCGTCTTGTTGGGCGGTGCGATAGTAACCAGAACTGGAAGAGCCAAACTCGAAACTGGTTCGCGTGAGATTTGGGTGCGCGGGATTACTAGCAACGCATCACGTGACAGCTTTCGAATTACTGGAGAAGGAGCCGCGACAATTACCAACTTCGATGTTATCAAACAGACGAAAGCCATCATTCCTGAAGCAGATGTATCTGCGCTCAGAGATGAGCTTGATGAACTTGAGCAGAAGCTCGATGAAATCGATGACCAACTGAAAATCAACGAAGATCGTCTGAATGCGGTTGAAGATGTTGCTGGAGATTTCTCGGAGACATTTGGGCGGACTTTCGCTGGCGGTGACATAGAAATTCAGAAGCTTACGCAGATGGATACCAAATCTCTGGAACTAATCCGATCTATCAAGAAGAGAATCAGAGAATTATTGGATGAGAGAAAAGATATTGTTAACCAAATTCAGGTTCTTAAACATCAAATCGCTGAGAAGTCGGAAAAGCAACTAATCAAAAACACATACGATGTCCGAGTTAGCCTTGACGTAAGAAAGACAACAGAGATTACTCTGAACGTCGTCTATCAATGTTCTTCTGCGTCTTGGGAACCAACCTATGATATCAACCTGACAGCTACTGGGGCAAAAGTCAGGAGAATCGCAGTAGTAAGGAATCAAACTGGTGAAAACTGGAATGAAGTAGACATGGTTGTTTCTAGCGCAAGAGCTGGACCCGTAGAAGCCGTAGAAGGAACCCCGCTCATCTTGAGGGAATATGTGCCCCGACCATCAAGAAGAATGAAAGAATCTAGTGGAGGAGGCGCTCCCATGGCATTACACGCAGCTGCACCTATGAAGAAGCGTGCACCTCCTCCTGAACCAGAAATGGAAATCGAGGAGGCAGAAGTTGAGGAATTAGAAGGCGGTATCTCGCGCTATGAAGCTCCTGCACCTGTAACCGTCAAGTCTGGTAATAAAAGGCCTGTAGATCTCATCAGAGAAGAATTGCTTTCAGAAGTCCAGTACTATTGGTATCCTGATAGTATGATGGAAGTTATCGCAGAAAACGAAGTTACCAACGGGGATAGCGCATTGATGGCTGGAGAAGCTAAAATCTATGCAGACGGCGAATATATTGGGGAAACAAGTATTCCGTTCACTTCTCCCCGTGAGAAACGGACTCTTGGTACACGAATTGCTCACGACGTAAAAGCTGAGAAGAGGCTAATTGACAAAACAATAGAGAAGGCCGGTTTGACCCGGGGTAAGCTGAGAAGAAAATATGTCTATAGGCTTTCAATAGAGAATCTATCCAAAAAGGGAATAAAAATCGAGGTTGTCGATAGGATTCCGCACAGTAACGAACCTGACCTCAAGGTGGAAGCGAATATCGATAAAATCAATGCGGATAAGCATCATCTCGGAATCTTAACGTGGAACCTCAGGATACCTAGTGAGAAGAAGCATACTATTGAGTATGAATATGAGGTAGAATGGGAAAGTGCTAGGGCTATCTATCCACCACTGCCATAGGATGTGACAAACATGACTACAAGAATTGACGCACCGGTCAACAGTGTTACAGTATTTGTAGACGGCGCTCGGGTGACGCGAAAGGGAGCGGCACCACTTGCCCCAGGAGAGCAGGATATCATAGTGCGTGGAATAACGAAATTTGCCCAAGATGATAGTTTTCGGGTGAAGGGCACTGGCAGAGCTAGTATACGGGGAATCAATGTAGAGACCCACAAGGAGGTTTTCGAGCCAGAAGGGGATACTGAGACGCTAAGAAGCAAGCTGAGAAAGCTGGAAGATGAACGAGATGAAATCAATGATGAACTGAGTATCCAAGAGACCAGGGTAGAGCGGATTCAGACTGTACTTACCAACTTCTCTGGTGAGTTTGGCAAACGTTATGCTTTCGGTGATAGTGAAATAAGCGCACTAGCAGCTTTAGATGAAGAAACCACTACCATGCGAGAAGAAGCATATGAGAAGATAAGAGAACTGCAGCGAGAACTGGAGAAGGTGGAAGCCAAGATATCCGAGGTCAAATCCTCCCTGCAACGAATTGAGGGCGAGCGAAGAATAGAAGCAACAAAGGAAGTGAAGATACGTCTGGATGTAAGAGAAGAGTGTACAGTAAACTTGGAGGTAACATATCAGATTCAGGAGGCTCGTTGGATACCTCAGTATGACATTGATGTAATGGATAACAGAACTACCCTGAAACGGCTTGCTCTAATATGGAATCATAGCATTGAAGACTGGATTGATGTGGATTTGGTGGTGTCAACAGCGTCAGCCAAACCTGTCAGGAAGATTGAACCTGAGCCTTTCTACATACAAACAAGACGTGCCGATACAGTAACAAGTCGTGGTGAGACTGAGGATGTCATTGCCAAAATTGAACGAGCCTACGAGACTGCTGGAGATATGAAAGCTGCCCCGGTGAGAGTTACTGAAACTACGAGCGGAGGTATGGTATTTCAGGTTCCGGGTAGGGTGACAGTTCCGGCGGATAGAGATCAGCATCCAATCACTCTGCTGGAGGAAGAGTTCGAAAGCGAAGAAATCTACTATTGGAACGCCTACGCGATGGACACCTTTGTGATTCAGAATCGGATATCCAATGGGGATTCACTGATTCTTCCCGGAAAAGTAAAGGTTTACGCGGATGGTGACTTTCTCAGCGAAACAGCAATATCAACAGTTGCTCCCCGAGAGGAATTCTATCTAGGAACTCGAGAAGCCTATGATATCAAAGGCGAAAAGAAGATGTTTGAGAAGGAGACCGAAAAGGCTGGCCTAACAAGGGGGAAAAAGCGGCGGATATACAAGTATCATCTAAAGACTGAGAGTTTCGCCAAGGAACCTGTCACTGTTCGCCTAGTTGACCGGATTCCACACAGTGACTCGGAGAGAATCAACGTGGAACTCAAGAATCTCACTCGAGACTACAAAAGCATGGAGCTTGGGGTTATTGTCTGGGAATTTGAGATACCACCTGAAGAAGAAATGAAAATAGAATATTCATATTCGGTAGAGTGGGAGAAGGATATTGAGATTACTCCACCTCTTCCATAGTCATCAGTTGAATCTACAATATACCGAAGAAGTGGAATCGAGTCTAAGGAACTGGATTGCTAGTACACTAAGGTATTGGGATTCTAGGGTTTCATCTGCGCTAGAATTTCCCGGAATCGTGGTTCAGCAAGAATGGCAAGCTGTAGCTTACATAGAAGCTTTGATGTCTCAGCGTAGATCACCTGTCGAGTTGCATCACTATCGGTTTCTGCGTTCCTCAAGCTTTCCTCACAGCGTTGGTTCAATCGCTTGATGATTCGCTTCTCCAACTCAGGACCGCCCCAATCAAATGAATCGAAAGTGGTCTGTGCTTCCAATACCTTCTCCTGCACATTTACCTTTTCTTCTGCAAGAACTGGTTCTACACCTGAGAAGTACTTCGCAACTGCACGTTCTATTCGTTCAAGCTCATCGGGCATAAGCTCCCTTTCGGGAGGTCTTTTCTTGTGAAGATCTTGGAGCAATCTGGCACCAGGTGCTTCAGTGAGTAGTCCTCGTATGATTCGCACTATGACTTTCGCTGGCATTTCGATTACATCGCCAATGTATGGTGAACTCGATCTGTACCGATGTAACTCCTTTAGGACTTCTAGCCAGAACATTGGAAGGAGAATATGGCACCTTTTGGCATATTGATTGATCATGCGTTGAGTAGTGCCAATCAGCCCCCATTCATCATCCTCAATATCCACTTTCCTATAAGGTTCTTCTTTCGGTGTTTCGAATTCCTGAGTGACCTGTCCTGTTTCTGGAGCTGGTGTAACCTGCGTTTGAACTCTTTCTACCTCACCGGGGATTGTGGCAGTTTCGCCCTCAAGCAGGGATAGTATTTCAGTAGCAGGCCTTCCCCTAATCTTTGCCAGCTTCTCACGTTCTGCTAGCCTTGGCAGTAGATTCTCTATTTGCGATAGCCGCTTTATGATGAGACCCATGATGTTAGCTTCTGAATCAGAAATCCCATTCGCTGTTGTGGCATTCTCCATCCACTTACGTGTGCGCTGGAGGCCTTGGGTCAACGAATCAACCCGATCTGGGTCTATTCTGCCCTCAATCTCCGAGCTAAGGAGAAAGTGTATCAAGGTTGAGTTGAGCGTCGAGATAACTAGGAGTCTCTCGACGAGTTCATCTGTTCTCAGTGGTTCACTCACTCGCAGCTTCCTCCAAAATAGTTAGTTAATAAACTGCCTCGGCTATGCATCAGGGTATGACCACCAATATCAAGATTTCTAGCTCATGGTTAGGTTCCGACGCAAGTCTTGGAACTTGTTTCACCTTATTATGGATACTTCTCTTTCAAATCTGGCGCCTATTCAGTGGGTTGGGTAGAGAAATCTGCGTAGTAGCCAAAAAGCTCGCGAATATCGTTGATTGCATTCACCAACTCTCTGCGCTCAACACCCTTTGAACGCTTGAACCACGACTGCTTAAGGGGAGATTTGCCACTGTGCAGGTTCACGAGTTGCGTAGCTTCCTTGACAATCTGGACGAGTTCGGGTATTTTTGGTAGGCCAAACAGAATCAATAGGTCCGTGGGGGTTTCGTTGTCATATTTCACGTAGCAGGGAGTAACTGCTGCGCCGGGTGCTGTGAACTGGTTGAGGGACTCCTTGAGATATGCACCGTATTCTGCCTTTGCTATTCTTCGTGAACCCTTAAGGACATAGAAGACCGATTCTGCGTTTGGCTGTTCTCCAATATCTGCGTAAGATCGTTCTGTTGCCGCATAGTTGACCATTGCCTTCAGCTGGTTTTGCATATTACCTGCATCAGGAATCAGGCCTGCATCCCGGTAAAGAGCTGGTATGACTACTGGGTCTAGGCGCCTGCTGTAGTCTGCTAGGTCCGTGGTTGGGAAAACGTCCTTTTCTGGTTCATATACCCCCGGAGAAAGCATGGCATCGATGACTTCAAGTGCAAGTGGGTTTACAAGTTCAACGAAGGCTTGCTCAGTTCTCACATCTTGTGGAGCTGCAGATTCAAGTGTAGATGGAACCATTCTCTCGATAGAATTCACATTTGCAATATCGACTTCGAGTTCCCTCTGAAGATAATCCACGCTGTCTGTTCTCCTCGACTGGAGAATGCGCTTCAGCATAGTTCGATTGCTGAGAAGAATGGTGAGATCAGCGCCGCGCTCCTGCAGCTGTTCTCGAAGAAGTTTTGACATCCCCCACAGCGAGTTAAGTGCTTCGCTTGATTGACCTTCAAAAGGCAACACTCCAATAACATAGACGAATATTCGCCTACCCTCTTCCTCTTGGAATCTCTGCTTCAGAAGCTTGATGAGCGCAGGAGTGCCACCGCATCCGGTACCTCCACCAAGACTGGTGAAAATACAGAATCCAGAAACCCCTTCAAAGCCCAGCCCGGCCAGCTGGTCGAAAATGATGTCCTTGGAATCCATGACAGCTTCATATCCGTCCATGAAACGGCCACCTACACCAATTTCACTTGCTCCATACAAGAGAGTGTGTTCTTTTGGAATTCCATACTTGTCCCTGACTTTCGTTAGGTCAGCTCTATCTGTATTGATGAGCATGTAGCCCCTCACTCTGGAGGGCAGTTTCTTGTCTCTGCTTGATTGCAGGTAGGAGCCAACGATATTCGAACCACATTCGCCAATTCCTATAGCGAATACTTCGGCAGCTCGAGCTGATTCTCCTTCAGTTCCTGCTGATCCCATTCCTTGCATAGTCATCGTCCACCTTGTCTATTCTCGTTTTTCTACCATAGTATCGGCTATTAC
This region includes:
- the fni gene encoding type 2 isopentenyl-diphosphate Delta-isomerase yields the protein MKLDSPEARATRKRKLEHIEICLEKDVQYARSTLLEDVSFIHNAVPEINKADIDLTIDFIGVEAAAPIVIAAMTGGHPDTYDINKRLAEAAEAVGLPIGVGSQRAALEDPSLVDTFRVVRDEAPSVPIIANIGATHVREAPAAVDMIDADFLAIHLNTLQEAVQPEGDCDSRGVLSSIREIVDAVDVPVIAKETGAGVSANAARSLQEAGVAAIDIGGAGGTSWSAVEYYRALRDGEPTKAHLGQEFWNWGIPTALSLVMAQEATEIPVMATGGIRSGLEVAKCVSLGAVAAGLAYPLLEAAVNGTSQDIIQLLDQMIESVRVSMYLIGTKTVEELRGCRLIVGGTLLERLQALGLDYRSYSRIY
- a CDS encoding CoA-binding protein, which encodes MSNLETMLNPKSTAVLGVSTTNPFSPGNVIFRKLAFENGLPTYPVNPKGGKVEGRDVYKNIADAPEVDLAVISIPAKYVPSALEDCGKKGTKSVIVVSGGFSETGESGKALQHEIVNIAEKHNITMVGPNCIGVFVPSKLDTFFLPSERVARPREGSVAIVSQSGGWLIERLEEFAHRDVGIAAAVSIGNAAQTNVTDLVAHFGTKPEVSTILAYLEGFSPNGGREFVKKCKEVSPDKPVIVLKSGDSDAGQRATQSHTSSLAGNSRIAISAFKQYGVLDAVDEDEVMAYSKAFSFEPSYMKGSRVGVLSVSGGHGVIASDEAEHYGLEFPRFKEEHQEAMREVMTEAYRDISSFNNPCDLTGSASDIDYERVLEIMLEIDYIDAALLLLLPYAPGISLQIGARVANVAKKHEKTVVAYVPNLEKYEVIIRGFELNGIPCGDTIEESVQMLDGIRQHSKFLERIGKL
- a CDS encoding PadR family transcriptional regulator; this translates as MAETAKEPHMDLYVMNTETTESRTSLDPLPLVRAILLSEIWDNPKSSGYDLMKLTSELTGFNVEIQSGTVYGELRAMEEMGLVTSEQEDSGRRRREYKIAEEGKRYLDDLQQQIRARVKDVLEPLLSLMSSLTES
- a CDS encoding CopD family protein, encoding MANLIVMILMRFLHNLFTVMWIGGMIVLGIGILPVIQTTVEKGERMKMVEAIRIRMNKLVAMSIIGLFLTGLFMSNASPSFEGYLSLANQYSTILSIKHVAVGVMVIITLVRNRMLSNLKSKARKKQQKITALLLIVNIIIGILVLFLSAWTAALTAMQANLN
- a CDS encoding mucoidy inhibitor MuiA family protein, encoding MTDLKTRVTEVSVLLGGAIVTRTGRAKLETGSREIWVRGITSNASRDSFRITGEGAATITNFDVIKQTKAIIPEADVSALRDELDELEQKLDEIDDQLKINEDRLNAVEDVAGDFSETFGRTFAGGDIEIQKLTQMDTKSLELIRSIKKRIRELLDERKDIVNQIQVLKHQIAEKSEKQLIKNTYDVRVSLDVRKTTEITLNVVYQCSSASWEPTYDINLTATGAKVRRIAVVRNQTGENWNEVDMVVSSARAGPVEAVEGTPLILREYVPRPSRRMKESSGGGAPMALHAAAPMKKRAPPPEPEMEIEEAEVEELEGGISRYEAPAPVTVKSGNKRPVDLIREELLSEVQYYWYPDSMMEVIAENEVTNGDSALMAGEAKIYADGEYIGETSIPFTSPREKRTLGTRIAHDVKAEKRLIDKTIEKAGLTRGKLRRKYVYRLSIENLSKKGIKIEVVDRIPHSNEPDLKVEANIDKINADKHHLGILTWNLRIPSEKKHTIEYEYEVEWESARAIYPPLP
- a CDS encoding mucoidy inhibitor MuiA family protein, whose amino-acid sequence is MTTRIDAPVNSVTVFVDGARVTRKGAAPLAPGEQDIIVRGITKFAQDDSFRVKGTGRASIRGINVETHKEVFEPEGDTETLRSKLRKLEDERDEINDELSIQETRVERIQTVLTNFSGEFGKRYAFGDSEISALAALDEETTTMREEAYEKIRELQRELEKVEAKISEVKSSLQRIEGERRIEATKEVKIRLDVREECTVNLEVTYQIQEARWIPQYDIDVMDNRTTLKRLALIWNHSIEDWIDVDLVVSTASAKPVRKIEPEPFYIQTRRADTVTSRGETEDVIAKIERAYETAGDMKAAPVRVTETTSGGMVFQVPGRVTVPADRDQHPITLLEEEFESEEIYYWNAYAMDTFVIQNRISNGDSLILPGKVKVYADGDFLSETAISTVAPREEFYLGTREAYDIKGEKKMFEKETEKAGLTRGKKRRIYKYHLKTESFAKEPVTVRLVDRIPHSDSERINVELKNLTRDYKSMELGVIVWEFEIPPEEEMKIEYSYSVEWEKDIEITPPLP